A region of Pyxidicoccus parkwaysis DNA encodes the following proteins:
- a CDS encoding sensor histidine kinase, protein MPQEPTEQEVGARSLFAAPTLEEALFLMAETARGLTRAHQATATLAPNATRPHGAVATSLSKTYQAWGGYSVPLPAPRADKARLRLEPCGEDYGASSRGWLSVTLPGGVGSIQVFDPESGRDFTEEDGVALDSLVDLAGMVLETVRLREENAALRRKLRQSEERFHALVRASRQVVWTADARGAITQVSTTWGDFTGQNHEQYSGWGWMSAIHPEDQARVADVVRRTTRVGGLYECEYRLRRRDGSYFPTLARGVAVLNDDGTAREWVGVNTDLTSARPAEGELERLLREEQAARTLAEAAEQRAAFLSEASRVLTSSSLDPKATLDALAWLTVPTMADWCFVDLLDDAGVAHRRSVAHAEASQEALAREVRGYPPGATGSNHPTTRVVRRAESVLVDDISEAWLRRVSVSQRHYEVMKEVGFHCIMSVPLLARGRSLGALTFLAVRPSRRYTQADLVTAQDLARRAALLLDNAILYREARKSVLLRDEFLSIASHELKTPLTPLQLRLQSLRRETQKGSPTLPTATVSSQLDVVQRQVTKLSALVNGLLDVSRISSGRLTLDREPMDLAEVARDVISRFSVTANQAGCPVTLDARDDMRGSWDRLRVDQVVTNLLTNALKYGAGKPVHVSLSGDEAHVRIVVEDSGIGIAPEHLSRIFERFGRAVSERHYGGLGLGLYITRQIVESHGGEVHVHSTPGQGSRFEVVLPR, encoded by the coding sequence TTGCCGCAGGAACCGACCGAGCAGGAGGTGGGCGCCCGGTCGCTCTTCGCGGCGCCCACGCTCGAGGAAGCGCTGTTCCTCATGGCGGAGACGGCGCGAGGGCTGACGCGGGCACATCAGGCCACCGCGACGCTGGCGCCGAATGCCACCCGCCCCCATGGCGCCGTCGCCACGTCCCTGTCGAAGACCTATCAGGCGTGGGGCGGCTACTCCGTTCCATTGCCCGCGCCCCGCGCGGACAAGGCGCGGCTCCGGCTGGAGCCATGCGGGGAGGATTATGGCGCCTCGTCTCGCGGCTGGCTGTCGGTGACGCTGCCGGGCGGCGTGGGCTCCATCCAGGTCTTCGACCCCGAGTCCGGACGCGACTTCACGGAGGAGGACGGGGTTGCGCTCGACAGCCTGGTGGACCTGGCCGGCATGGTGCTGGAGACGGTGCGGCTGCGCGAGGAGAACGCGGCCCTGCGCAGGAAGCTGCGCCAGTCCGAGGAGCGCTTCCATGCGCTCGTCCGCGCATCGCGGCAGGTGGTGTGGACGGCGGATGCCCGGGGCGCCATCACCCAGGTGAGCACCACGTGGGGCGACTTCACCGGGCAGAACCACGAGCAGTACTCCGGCTGGGGATGGATGTCCGCCATCCACCCGGAGGACCAGGCGCGCGTGGCGGACGTGGTGCGCCGCACCACCCGCGTGGGCGGCCTCTATGAGTGCGAGTACCGCCTGCGCCGCAGGGACGGCTCGTACTTCCCCACGCTGGCGCGCGGCGTGGCGGTGCTCAACGACGACGGCACCGCGCGCGAGTGGGTGGGCGTCAACACCGACCTCACCTCGGCGAGGCCCGCCGAGGGCGAGCTGGAGCGGCTGTTGCGCGAGGAGCAGGCGGCGCGCACCCTGGCGGAGGCGGCCGAGCAGCGCGCGGCCTTCCTCTCCGAGGCGAGCCGCGTGCTGACGTCCTCGTCGCTGGACCCGAAGGCGACGCTGGACGCGCTCGCGTGGCTCACCGTGCCCACCATGGCGGACTGGTGCTTCGTGGACCTCCTCGACGACGCGGGCGTCGCGCACCGCAGGTCCGTGGCGCACGCGGAGGCCTCGCAGGAGGCCCTGGCCCGCGAGGTGCGCGGCTATCCGCCCGGTGCCACCGGCTCCAACCACCCCACCACGCGCGTGGTGCGCCGCGCCGAGTCCGTGCTGGTGGATGACATCTCCGAAGCGTGGCTGCGCCGCGTGTCCGTGAGCCAGCGGCACTACGAGGTCATGAAGGAGGTGGGCTTCCACTGCATCATGTCCGTCCCGCTGCTGGCGCGGGGCCGCTCGCTGGGGGCGCTCACCTTCCTCGCCGTGCGCCCCTCGCGGCGCTACACGCAGGCGGACCTCGTGACGGCGCAGGACCTCGCGCGCCGCGCCGCGCTGCTCCTGGACAACGCCATCCTCTACCGCGAGGCCCGCAAGTCGGTGCTGCTGCGCGACGAGTTCCTCTCCATCGCCAGCCATGAATTGAAGACGCCGCTGACGCCGCTGCAGCTACGCCTCCAGTCGCTGCGACGCGAGACGCAGAAGGGCTCGCCCACCCTCCCCACCGCCACGGTGTCCTCGCAACTGGACGTGGTGCAGCGGCAGGTGACGAAGCTGTCCGCGCTGGTGAATGGGCTGTTGGACGTGTCTCGCATCTCCAGCGGGCGGCTGACGTTGGACCGCGAGCCCATGGACCTGGCCGAGGTGGCGCGCGACGTGATTTCGCGCTTCTCCGTCACCGCGAACCAGGCCGGGTGCCCGGTGACGCTCGACGCGCGCGACGACATGCGCGGAAGCTGGGACAGGCTGCGCGTGGACCAGGTGGTGACGAACCTGCTCACCAACGCGCTGAAGTACGGCGCGGGCAAGCCCGTGCACGTGTCGCTCTCCGGAGACGAGGCCCACGTGCGAATCGTGGTGGAGGACTCGGGCATCGGCATCGCGCCCGAGCACCTGTCGCGCATCTTCGAGCGCTTCGGCCGCGCCGTCAGCGAGCGGCACTACGGGGGACTCGGGCTGGGGCTCTACATCACCCGGCAGATTGTCGAGTCCCACGGCGGGGAGGTCCACGTCCACAGCACGCCCGGCCAGGGCAGCCGCTTCGAGGTGGTCCTCCCCCGGTGA
- a CDS encoding sigma-70 family RNA polymerase sigma factor — MHEKDGLAGRFEAHRAHLRGVAYRMLGSLSEAEDAVQESWFRLSRADTSGVDNLGGWLTTVVARVCLDMLRVREARREEPQGEGVPEPLVNREGGVPSPEQEALLADQVGLALLVVLDTLAPAERVAFVLHDLFSVPFEEIAAIVGREPAAARQLASRARRRVQGASSLPESELTRQRSAVNAFLMALRTGDLDALLAVLDPEVVLQGERAAGAPLELRGARTVAPFALKGARGAVAARTAFINGEVGIIVAPQGRLLLTLRFTFKDGKISHIDTAARPASLRALEVSVLDAG; from the coding sequence ATGCACGAAAAAGACGGGCTGGCGGGGCGGTTCGAGGCGCATCGGGCCCACCTGCGCGGCGTGGCCTACCGGATGCTCGGCTCGCTGAGCGAGGCGGAGGACGCCGTCCAGGAGTCCTGGTTCCGGCTCAGCCGCGCGGACACGAGCGGCGTCGACAACCTCGGGGGCTGGCTGACCACGGTGGTGGCCAGGGTGTGCCTGGACATGCTGCGTGTCCGCGAGGCCCGGCGCGAGGAACCTCAAGGTGAGGGCGTGCCAGAGCCGCTGGTGAACCGCGAGGGCGGTGTCCCGTCCCCGGAGCAGGAGGCGCTGCTCGCGGACCAGGTGGGGCTCGCGCTGCTCGTGGTGCTCGACACGCTGGCGCCCGCCGAGCGCGTCGCCTTCGTGCTGCACGACTTGTTCTCCGTCCCCTTCGAGGAGATTGCGGCCATCGTCGGGCGCGAGCCGGCCGCGGCCCGGCAGCTCGCGAGCCGCGCGCGCCGCCGCGTGCAGGGCGCATCCTCGCTTCCCGAGTCCGAGCTCACGCGTCAGCGGAGCGCGGTCAATGCGTTCCTCATGGCCCTGCGCACGGGAGATTTGGACGCGCTGCTCGCGGTTCTGGACCCGGAGGTGGTGCTGCAAGGCGAGCGTGCCGCGGGTGCGCCGCTGGAGCTTCGCGGGGCGCGGACCGTGGCCCCGTTCGCGCTCAAGGGCGCACGCGGCGCCGTCGCCGCGCGGACGGCGTTCATCAATGGCGAGGTGGGAATCATCGTGGCGCCCCAGGGGCGGCTCCTCCTCACGCTGCGCTTCACGTTCAAGGACGGGAAGATTTCCCACATCGACACGGCGGCCAGGCCCGCGAGCCTGCGCGCGCTCGAGGTGTCGGTGCTCGACGCCGGCTGA
- a CDS encoding carboxymuconolactone decarboxylase family protein: protein MQARMKNPAVHNPEALNAILALVKSLKQGGVPERTLELVHLRTSQINGCAFCLDLGLREARKLGETDERLFMVSAWRESPHFNEAERAALAYAEYATRLSDRSDPVPDDIWKEVAKCYEEPALAQLVMYVAMINMFNRVNVSTRQVPGTGW, encoded by the coding sequence ATGCAAGCACGAATGAAGAACCCCGCGGTGCACAACCCCGAGGCCCTCAACGCCATCCTGGCGCTGGTGAAGTCCCTGAAGCAGGGCGGCGTGCCCGAGCGCACGCTCGAGCTCGTCCACCTGCGGACCAGTCAAATCAACGGCTGCGCCTTCTGCCTGGACCTGGGCCTGCGCGAGGCCCGCAAGCTGGGCGAGACGGATGAGCGCCTCTTCATGGTGTCCGCGTGGAGGGAGTCGCCGCACTTCAACGAGGCCGAGCGCGCGGCGCTGGCGTACGCCGAGTACGCCACCCGACTCAGTGACCGCTCGGACCCGGTGCCCGACGACATCTGGAAGGAGGTCGCGAAGTGCTATGAGGAGCCCGCGCTCGCGCAGCTCGTCATGTACGTCGCGATGATCAACATGTTCAACCGCGTCAACGTCTCCACGCGGCAGGTGCCCGGCACGGGCTGGTGA
- a CDS encoding NmrA/HSCARG family protein: protein MPAIRNVLVTGATGQQGGAVARCLLERGHRVRVLVRFPEAPAARELERLGAVLVPGRFEDFASLVRAMAGVEAVFGVTTPFEGIAEEAMKGMALVDAAREARVAHFVLTSACNADRDTGIPSFESKRRVEEHLVRSGLPFTIVAPAYFLENLLTPFSLTGLRGGTFSRWMPVERRVQYMAVEDIGRFCALAFERREPFLGRRFDLAGDELDGDEAARVLSRELGRPIRPVELPLDSFPAQGELGRNLVALLAWMSRAGFRADIVALRREFPEVGWRSFEAWVRAHRDGLTPAPDA from the coding sequence ATGCCAGCGATTCGCAACGTGCTCGTGACGGGAGCCACGGGACAGCAGGGAGGTGCGGTGGCCCGCTGCCTGCTGGAGCGGGGCCATCGCGTGCGTGTGCTCGTGCGCTTTCCGGAGGCGCCCGCCGCGCGGGAGCTCGAGCGCCTCGGGGCCGTGCTCGTCCCGGGACGCTTCGAGGACTTCGCGTCCCTGGTGCGCGCCATGGCGGGCGTGGAGGCCGTCTTCGGCGTCACCACGCCCTTCGAGGGGATTGCCGAGGAGGCCATGAAGGGCATGGCGCTGGTGGACGCGGCGCGCGAGGCGCGTGTCGCGCACTTCGTGCTCACCTCGGCGTGTAACGCGGACCGGGACACCGGCATCCCCAGCTTCGAGAGCAAGCGCCGCGTCGAGGAGCACCTCGTCCGCTCCGGCCTGCCCTTCACCATCGTCGCGCCCGCGTACTTCCTGGAGAACCTGCTGACGCCCTTCAGCCTGACGGGCCTGCGCGGCGGCACGTTCTCCCGCTGGATGCCGGTGGAGCGGCGCGTCCAATACATGGCGGTGGAGGACATCGGGCGCTTCTGCGCGCTCGCCTTCGAGCGGCGCGAGCCGTTCCTCGGGCGCAGGTTCGACCTCGCGGGTGATGAGCTCGACGGGGACGAGGCCGCCCGGGTTCTCTCCCGCGAGCTGGGCAGGCCCATTCGCCCCGTCGAACTGCCCCTGGACTCATTTCCGGCGCAGGGAGAGCTGGGGCGGAACCTCGTGGCGCTCCTCGCGTGGATGTCTCGCGCCGGCTTCCGCGCGGACATCGTCGCTCTGCGGCGGGAGTTTCCGGAGGTGGGCTGGCGCTCCTTCGAGGCCTGGGTCCGCGCCCACCGTGACGGGCTCACTCCCGCTCCGGACGCGTAG
- a CDS encoding aldehyde dehydrogenase, whose amino-acid sequence MEKVLNYIGGELLPASGNAWLDKPEPATGETYAKVPDSDEPDVQRAVEAASRAFPAWSATPAVDRSRLLRRIADAIRNRLDAFARAESIDTGKPLSVASSVDIPRSILNFEFFADAVTQFSSEAHQTDNVALNYTLRSPLGVVGCISPWNLPLYLLTWKIAPALAIGNCVVAKPSEVTPMTAYLLSQVCRDVGLPPGVLNLVHGLGPKVGAAMSRHPDIAAISFTGSTRTGAEIARVAAPAFKKLSLEMGGKNPNVIFADCDFDEALNTTLRSSFANQGQICLCGPRIFVQRPIYERFKEALVTRTRALKVGDPLEAGTDQGALVSQQHFDKVLSYVELAKQEGGRVLTGGKRASMSGRCRNGWFVEPTLIEGLDAACRTNQEEIFGPVATLIPFDSEEEVLTWANSTKYGLAASVWTKDLQRAHRFASRLHSGIVWVNTWMLRDLRTPFGGVKDSGVGREGGWDALRFFTEPKNVCIKL is encoded by the coding sequence ATGGAGAAGGTACTCAACTACATCGGCGGAGAGTTGCTGCCCGCCAGCGGCAATGCATGGCTCGACAAGCCCGAGCCGGCAACGGGGGAGACGTACGCGAAGGTGCCCGACTCCGACGAGCCGGACGTGCAGCGCGCCGTGGAAGCCGCCTCGCGCGCGTTCCCCGCCTGGTCCGCGACTCCCGCCGTGGACCGCTCGCGCCTGCTTCGCCGCATCGCGGACGCGATTCGCAACCGCCTCGACGCCTTCGCCCGCGCGGAGTCCATCGACACGGGCAAGCCCCTGTCCGTCGCCTCCTCCGTCGACATCCCGCGCAGCATCCTCAACTTCGAGTTCTTCGCGGACGCGGTGACTCAGTTCTCCAGCGAGGCGCACCAGACGGACAACGTCGCGCTCAACTACACGCTGCGCTCGCCGCTGGGCGTGGTGGGCTGCATCTCCCCGTGGAACCTGCCGCTGTATCTCCTCACGTGGAAGATTGCTCCGGCGCTCGCCATCGGTAACTGCGTCGTCGCCAAGCCGTCCGAAGTCACGCCGATGACGGCGTACCTGTTGTCGCAGGTGTGCCGCGACGTGGGCCTGCCGCCGGGCGTGCTCAACCTCGTGCACGGCCTGGGCCCCAAGGTGGGCGCGGCGATGAGCCGCCACCCGGACATCGCCGCCATCTCCTTCACCGGCAGCACGCGCACCGGCGCGGAGATTGCCCGCGTGGCCGCGCCCGCCTTCAAGAAGCTGTCGCTGGAGATGGGCGGGAAGAATCCCAACGTCATCTTCGCGGACTGCGACTTCGACGAGGCGCTCAACACCACGCTGCGCTCGTCCTTCGCCAACCAGGGGCAGATTTGCCTCTGCGGCCCGCGCATCTTCGTGCAGCGTCCCATCTACGAGCGCTTCAAGGAGGCGCTCGTCACCCGCACCCGCGCGCTGAAGGTGGGCGACCCGCTGGAGGCCGGCACGGACCAGGGCGCGCTGGTGTCTCAGCAGCACTTCGACAAGGTGCTGAGCTACGTGGAGCTCGCGAAGCAGGAGGGCGGCCGCGTCCTCACCGGCGGCAAGCGCGCCAGCATGTCGGGCCGCTGCCGCAATGGTTGGTTCGTGGAGCCCACCCTCATCGAGGGCCTCGACGCCGCGTGCCGCACCAACCAGGAGGAAATCTTCGGGCCGGTGGCCACGCTGATTCCCTTCGACTCGGAGGAGGAGGTCCTCACCTGGGCCAACTCCACGAAGTACGGCCTCGCCGCCAGCGTGTGGACGAAGGACTTGCAGCGCGCGCACCGCTTCGCCTCGCGGCTGCACAGCGGCATCGTCTGGGTGAACACGTGGATGCTGCGCGACTTGCGCACGCCGTTCGGCGGCGTGAAGGACTCGGGCGTGGGGCGAGAGGGCGGCTGGGACGCGCTGCGCTTCTTCACCGAGCCGAAGAACGTCTGCATCAAGCTGTGA
- a CDS encoding RidA family protein yields MVSSSERVDSQKAPEPVGLYPHARRVGNLLFLSGVGPRERGTKRIPGVTLDAEGNISSYDIEAQCHSVFRNVRYILEDAGSSWDKLVDVTVYLTNMKKDFPTYNRLWAEYFKDNPPCRTTLEINCLPTPIAIELKCIATIGDE; encoded by the coding sequence ATCGTGAGCAGCAGTGAGCGAGTCGATTCCCAGAAGGCCCCGGAGCCGGTGGGCCTGTACCCCCACGCGCGGCGCGTGGGCAACCTGCTCTTCCTCTCCGGCGTGGGCCCGCGAGAGCGCGGCACCAAGCGGATTCCCGGCGTCACGCTGGACGCCGAGGGCAACATCTCCTCGTACGACATCGAGGCGCAGTGCCACTCGGTGTTCCGCAACGTCCGCTACATCCTGGAGGACGCGGGCTCGTCCTGGGACAAGCTGGTGGATGTGACGGTGTACCTGACGAACATGAAGAAGGACTTCCCCACGTACAACCGGCTGTGGGCGGAGTACTTCAAGGACAACCCGCCGTGCCGGACGACGCTCGAAATCAACTGCCTGCCCACGCCGATTGCCATCGAGCTCAAGTGCATCGCCACCATCGGAGATGAATGA
- the nbaC gene encoding 3-hydroxyanthranilate 3,4-dioxygenase, translating into MGRLTPINFKKWIDEHRHLLKPPVGNQQVWADREFMVTVVGGPNARTDFHINEGEEFFYQLEGNITLRVIDEGQVQDIPINEGEIFLLPPNVPHSPQRPAGTVGLVLERRRQPKEMDGFMWLCPQCGEKLYEEFVHVTNLVTQLPPIFEHFYGNPENCTCKKCGTKVTKGSPAR; encoded by the coding sequence ATGGGCCGCCTGACTCCCATCAACTTCAAGAAGTGGATTGACGAGCACCGCCACCTGCTCAAGCCGCCCGTCGGCAACCAGCAGGTGTGGGCCGACCGCGAGTTCATGGTCACCGTCGTCGGCGGTCCCAACGCGCGCACGGACTTCCACATCAACGAGGGCGAGGAGTTCTTCTACCAACTGGAGGGCAACATCACCCTGCGCGTCATCGACGAGGGCCAGGTGCAGGACATCCCCATCAACGAAGGGGAAATCTTCCTGCTGCCGCCCAACGTGCCGCACTCGCCGCAGCGTCCCGCGGGAACGGTGGGGCTGGTGCTGGAGCGCCGCCGCCAGCCCAAGGAGATGGACGGCTTCATGTGGCTGTGCCCCCAGTGCGGCGAGAAGCTCTACGAGGAGTTCGTGCACGTCACGAATCTCGTGACGCAGCTGCCGCCCATCTTCGAGCACTTCTACGGCAACCCCGAGAACTGCACGTGCAAGAAGTGCGGGACGAAGGTCACCAAGGGGAGCCCGGCGCGTTGA
- a CDS encoding amidohydrolase family protein: MKIDIHTHLLPEKLPRFAERYGYGGFITLDHHAPCRARMLRDDGKFFREIESNCWDPVKRIEECDAHGVHVQVLSTIPVMFSYWTKPEHGADMARFLNDHLAGVVRAHPKRFVGLGTVPLQSPDLAVRELERCVKELGFSGVQIGSHVNDWNLSDPALFPFFQAASELGAAIFVHPWDMMGEAKMQKYWLPWLVGMPAEVSLAICSVIFGGVLERLPKLRFAFAHGGGSFPITLGRIQHGFEARPDLVAVDNKVPPQDYVGRFWVDSLVHDAEALRFIVRLFGQDKVALGSDYPFPLGEDRPGTLIESLRELEPAARERLLWRNALEWLGRSREDFAP; encoded by the coding sequence TTGAAAATCGACATCCACACGCACCTGCTGCCGGAGAAGCTCCCCCGCTTCGCAGAGCGGTATGGCTACGGCGGCTTCATCACCCTGGACCACCACGCGCCGTGCCGCGCGCGCATGCTCCGCGACGACGGGAAGTTCTTCCGTGAAATCGAGAGCAACTGCTGGGACCCGGTGAAGCGGATTGAAGAGTGCGACGCGCACGGCGTCCACGTGCAGGTGCTGTCCACCATCCCGGTGATGTTCAGCTACTGGACGAAGCCCGAGCACGGCGCGGACATGGCGCGCTTCCTCAACGACCACCTCGCCGGTGTCGTGCGCGCGCACCCGAAGCGCTTCGTGGGCCTGGGCACGGTGCCGCTCCAGTCGCCGGACCTGGCGGTGCGCGAGCTGGAGCGGTGCGTGAAGGAGCTGGGCTTCTCGGGCGTGCAGATTGGCAGCCACGTCAACGACTGGAACCTGTCCGACCCGGCGCTGTTCCCCTTCTTCCAGGCCGCGAGCGAGCTGGGCGCCGCCATCTTCGTCCACCCGTGGGACATGATGGGCGAGGCGAAGATGCAGAAGTACTGGCTGCCGTGGCTGGTGGGCATGCCGGCGGAAGTCTCGCTCGCCATCTGCTCCGTCATCTTCGGCGGCGTGCTGGAGCGGCTGCCCAAGCTGCGCTTCGCCTTCGCGCATGGCGGCGGCTCGTTCCCCATCACCCTGGGCAGGATTCAGCACGGCTTCGAGGCGCGGCCGGACCTCGTGGCGGTGGACAACAAGGTGCCGCCCCAGGACTACGTGGGCCGCTTCTGGGTGGACTCGCTGGTCCACGACGCGGAGGCGCTGCGCTTCATCGTCCGGCTGTTCGGCCAGGACAAGGTGGCGCTCGGCAGTGACTACCCCTTCCCCCTGGGCGAGGACCGCCCGGGCACGCTCATCGAGTCCCTGAGGGAGCTGGAGCCGGCCGCGCGCGAGCGGCTGCTCTGGCGCAACGCCCTGGAGTGGCTCGGACGCTCGCGCGAGGACTTCGCACCATGA
- the kynU gene encoding kynureninase, with translation MTTPFEDTEAFARRMDAEDPLRAFRDEFLFPPGPDGKPVVYLAGNSLGLQPRNAARYIQEELEDWARFGVEGHHEGRHPWLHYHELVTDMAARLVGAKPMEVVVMNTLTVNLHLMMVSFYRPTKGRFKILMEGGAFPSDQYAVASQVRFHGYDAREAVIELKPRAGEETLRTEDILATIEKHGHEVSLVLLGSVNYLTGQAFDLAAITKAAHAKGCFVGFDLAHGAGNLKVSLHDDGPDFAVWCSYKYLNSGPGSLGGVFVHERHAHEKNLPRFEGWWGHNKQTRFQMGPTFDPLPGAEGWQLSNPPIFQLAALRASLELFDKAGMAALRAKSEKLTGYLEFLLDKLPPDFVRITTPRDVKQRGAQLSLRFKGEAQGMLKRLADAGIVCDFRKPDIIRAAPAPLYCNYTDVYRFVRTLEGHARD, from the coding sequence ATGACCACGCCGTTCGAGGACACCGAGGCCTTCGCCCGCAGGATGGACGCGGAGGACCCGCTGCGCGCCTTCCGCGACGAGTTCCTCTTCCCGCCAGGGCCGGATGGGAAACCCGTCGTCTATCTCGCGGGCAACTCGCTGGGGCTCCAGCCGCGCAACGCCGCGCGCTACATCCAGGAGGAATTGGAGGACTGGGCGCGCTTCGGAGTGGAGGGTCACCACGAGGGCCGCCACCCGTGGCTGCACTACCACGAGCTCGTCACCGACATGGCCGCGCGGCTGGTGGGCGCGAAGCCGATGGAAGTGGTGGTGATGAACACCCTCACGGTGAACCTGCACCTGATGATGGTGTCCTTCTACCGGCCCACGAAGGGGCGCTTCAAAATCCTGATGGAGGGCGGCGCCTTCCCGTCGGACCAGTACGCGGTGGCCTCGCAGGTGCGCTTCCACGGCTACGACGCGCGCGAGGCGGTCATTGAGCTCAAGCCGCGCGCGGGCGAGGAGACGCTGCGCACCGAGGACATCCTCGCGACGATTGAAAAGCACGGCCACGAGGTGTCGCTCGTGCTGCTGGGCAGCGTGAACTACCTCACCGGGCAGGCCTTCGACCTCGCGGCGATTACGAAGGCCGCGCACGCGAAGGGCTGCTTCGTGGGCTTCGACCTGGCGCACGGCGCGGGCAACCTGAAGGTGTCCCTGCACGACGACGGGCCGGACTTCGCGGTGTGGTGCTCGTACAAGTACCTCAACAGCGGCCCGGGCAGCCTGGGCGGCGTCTTCGTCCACGAGCGCCACGCGCACGAGAAGAACCTCCCCCGCTTCGAGGGCTGGTGGGGCCACAACAAGCAGACGCGCTTCCAGATGGGCCCCACGTTCGACCCGCTGCCGGGCGCGGAGGGGTGGCAGCTGTCCAATCCGCCCATCTTCCAGCTCGCGGCGCTGCGCGCGTCACTGGAGCTGTTCGACAAGGCCGGCATGGCGGCGCTGCGTGCCAAGAGCGAGAAGCTCACCGGCTACCTGGAGTTCCTCCTGGACAAGCTGCCCCCGGACTTCGTGCGCATCACCACGCCGCGCGACGTGAAGCAGCGCGGGGCGCAACTGTCGCTGCGCTTCAAGGGCGAGGCGCAGGGCATGCTGAAGCGGCTGGCGGACGCGGGCATCGTCTGCGACTTCCGCAAGCCGGACATCATCCGCGCGGCGCCCGCGCCGCTCTACTGCAACTACACCGACGTGTACCGCTTCGTGAGGACGCTCGAAGGCCATGCCCGAGACTGA
- a CDS encoding FAD-dependent oxidoreductase, whose amino-acid sequence MPETDRKEAVTVVGAGLVGSLLAMYLARRGYSVEVLERRPDMRREVIDAGRSINLAISTRGLHALRQVGLEAEALKHAIPMRGRMIHSAKGELTYQPYGKDDSQHINSLSRAWLNKFLMTEAEKTGRVRIRFKQRVSHADFETGALTVHDEATGQTRHEEGRVLFGTDGSGSAVRQEMDKVPGFQATQEQLGHGYKELTIPAGPGGTFQMEKHALHIWPRGSYMLIALPNEDGSFTCTLFLPWKGPVSFESLDSPARLEAFFEEQFPDAKKMIPDLVDAFFSRPTGSMVTVKCAPWRVGGRTVVLGDAAHAIVPFFGQGMNCGFEDCVVLDGLLGQHGRWEDVFADFERLRKTNADAIADMAVENFIEMRDSTGNPRFLLEKAVEKVLLNAFPGEFVSRYTMVSFSRVPYRLAYEVGAIAGGIVSELTDGLARAEDVNLERAGQLIRGRLVPFMKEHADGFRTEG is encoded by the coding sequence ATGCCCGAGACTGACCGGAAGGAAGCCGTCACCGTGGTGGGCGCGGGCCTCGTGGGCTCGCTGCTCGCCATGTACCTGGCCCGCAGGGGCTACTCCGTGGAGGTGCTGGAGCGCCGCCCGGACATGCGCCGCGAGGTCATCGACGCGGGGCGCTCCATCAACCTCGCCATCTCCACGCGCGGCCTGCATGCGCTGCGACAGGTGGGGCTGGAGGCGGAGGCGCTGAAGCACGCCATCCCCATGCGCGGAAGGATGATTCATTCCGCGAAGGGCGAGCTGACGTACCAGCCCTACGGCAAGGACGACTCGCAGCACATCAACTCGCTGTCGCGCGCGTGGCTGAACAAGTTCCTGATGACGGAGGCGGAGAAGACGGGCCGCGTCCGCATCCGCTTCAAGCAGCGCGTCAGCCACGCCGACTTCGAGACGGGCGCGCTCACGGTGCACGACGAGGCCACGGGCCAGACGCGCCACGAAGAGGGCCGCGTGCTGTTCGGCACGGACGGCTCGGGCTCGGCGGTGCGGCAGGAGATGGACAAGGTGCCGGGCTTCCAGGCCACACAGGAACAGCTCGGCCACGGCTACAAGGAGCTGACGATTCCCGCGGGCCCGGGCGGCACGTTCCAGATGGAGAAGCACGCGCTGCACATCTGGCCGCGCGGCTCGTACATGCTCATTGCCCTGCCCAACGAGGACGGCAGCTTCACCTGCACGCTGTTCCTCCCGTGGAAGGGCCCGGTGAGCTTCGAGTCGCTGGACTCGCCGGCGCGGCTGGAGGCGTTCTTCGAGGAGCAGTTCCCCGACGCGAAGAAGATGATTCCCGACCTGGTGGACGCCTTCTTCTCGCGGCCCACGGGCAGCATGGTGACGGTGAAGTGCGCGCCGTGGCGCGTGGGCGGACGGACGGTGGTGCTGGGCGACGCGGCGCACGCCATCGTCCCCTTCTTCGGCCAGGGGATGAACTGCGGCTTCGAGGACTGCGTCGTCCTGGACGGACTGCTCGGCCAGCACGGGCGGTGGGAGGACGTGTTCGCGGACTTCGAGCGGCTGCGGAAGACGAACGCGGACGCCATCGCGGACATGGCGGTGGAGAACTTCATCGAGATGCGTGACAGCACCGGCAACCCGCGCTTCCTGCTGGAGAAAGCGGTGGAGAAGGTGCTGCTCAACGCCTTCCCCGGCGAGTTCGTCAGTCGCTACACGATGGTGAGCTTCAGCCGCGTGCCCTACCGGCTGGCGTACGAGGTGGGCGCGATTGCCGGCGGAATCGTCTCGGAGCTGACCGACGGGCTGGCTCGGGCGGAGGACGTCAATCTGGAGCGCGCGGGGCAGCTCATCCGCGGGCGGCTGGTGCCATTCATGAAGGAGCACGCGGATGGATTTCGGACTGAAGGGTAG